The Acidimicrobiales bacterium sequence CCGAGCGACGAACCGACGGTGTGACCGAACGCCCCACTCGTGCCGATGCCCATTACCTCGCCGTCGCGGCCGTACGCCGGTTCGTTGCCGAGCAGGTCGGAGGGCCCGTCCTCGATGGCGCAGTACACCAGGACCATCGACAGCGGCTCGGCCTGATCCCGCCGGGCGATCGTCGCCTCCTTGCCGATGAACTCGCCGTCGAAGTCGACGAACCGTTCGAGGCGCGCTTCGATCGGAGTGATCTCGGTGGTGAGCTCGCTCCCCCAGGCCTTGTAGCCCTTCTCGATGCGCATCACGTTCATGGCGTAGGAGCCGAAATGGACGAGACCGTGCGGCTCCCCCGCCTGGACGATCGCGTCGTAGAGCGACGCCATCTGCTCGATCGGGACGTGCAGTTCCCATCCGAGCTCGCCGACGTAGCTGACCCGCAGGGCCTTGCACGGCACCCCGGCGACGTCGATCTCCTGCGCGGTGAGCCAGCGAAACGACTCGTTCGTGAGGTCTGCGTCGGTCAGCGTTTCGAGCAGCTCGCGGGACCTCGGTCCGGTGACGGCGAGCAGGCCGAGCCGATCGGTCACGTCGGTCACGGTGACGTCCTCGCCGTCGAGGATGTGGGCGTTGAGCCAGTCCTCGTCGTGGGTGGTGCCCATGATCGCGGAGTTCAGGTAGAAGCGATCGTCACCGAAACGGGTGATCGTCATCTCGCACTCGATGCCGCCGAGGTCGGTGAGCATGTGGACCAGCCGCATCCCGCCGGTCCGAGCGGGGATCCGGTTGGCCGACACGCGATCGAGCAGCGCCGCGGCGTCGGCACCGACCACCTCGAACTTGGCGAACGCGGTCAGATCCGCGATGCCGACCCGTTCCCGCGTGCCCCGCACCTCCTCGGCGACGATCGGGAAGGCGTTGGAACGTAGGAACGAGTGCTTCTCCGGCTCGCCGTAGTACTGGGGCCGCTCCCAGCCGTACACCTCCTGCCACTGGGCGCCACGGGCATCGAGCTTGTCGTGGATCGGCGTGACCTTCTGCCTGCGCGCCGCCGGGAGGTTCTCGCCCGGGAGCCGGGCCTGGTACATCTCGTGGTATTCCTCGATCGCCTTCTCGCACGCGAACACACCCTTCGGTCCGGTGTGATCGCCGAAGCGGCGGGGATCCATCCCCCGCACGTTGATCTCGGTCTGACCATGGACCATCCACTGGGCCAGGTACTTCCCGGCCCCGGGGCCCTGGGTGATTCCGATCGACGCGCCGTTGCAGTGCCAGTAGTTGCGCAGACCGGGCGCGGGGCCCATCAGGTAGCCCGAGTCCGGCGTGTGGGTGATCGGTCCGGAGACCACCTTCTTGATGCCGGCATCGGCCCACGCGGGCACCCGGTCGAGCGCGATGGTCAGGCACTCGGCGATCGCGTCCATGTCGGGTGGGGTCAGGTGGAAGTCGAGCTTCCAGTCGATGCCGTCGACGCCGTAGGCCTGCGCGCCGGACGTCTCGTAGGGGCCGATCAGCAGACCGTCGATCTCGCGGCGGTAGTACGACGACGAGATCGGGTCACGGGTGACCGGCGGCTCGAACCCGAGCTCCTTCATCGCGTCGAGGGGCTCGGTGATGATGTACTGGTGGATCACCGAGACGATCGGGACGTCGAGGCCCACCATCGCGCCGAGCTGGGGCGCGTAGCAGCCCGCCGCATTGACGACGTGCTCGCAGACGATCCGACCCTTCTCGGTGATGACCTCCCAACGCCCGTCGGCGAGCTGGTTCATGTCCGTGACCCGGTTGTGGCGTTCGATCTCGCAGCCGAGAAGCCGCGCGCCCTTCGCCATCGTCATCGTCGTGCCGGTGGGGTCGGCCCAGCCGTCGTTCGGCGTGTAGAAGCCGGTCTGGACGTCGTCGATGTTCTCGAAGAGCGGGTTGAGCTCCGTGATCTCCTTCGGGGAGATGATGTGGCTCTCGAGTCCGAGCTGCTCGAGCTGGGCATGGACCTGCCGGTGCCAGAGCACCTCCTCGTCGGTGATGGCGAAGCGGATCGCGCCACATCCGTGCCACCCGGATGCCAGCCCGGTCTCCTCCTCGATCCGCGGGTAGAGGGAGATGGCCTCCTGGTGGACCTTGGCCATGTTGAGGTCCCCGATGAAGTTGGGGACGAGCCCCGCCGCGTGCCAGGTCGACCCGGAGGTGAGTTCGCCCTTCTCGATCAGGACGGTGTCGGTCCAGCCCTCGTGGGCGAGGTGGTAGAGGAGGCCGGCGCCCATCGCGCCGCCGCCGATGATGACGCACTGCGCCTCGTCCTTCATCCCCGTTCCCCCGGAGCAACCCTCGGTGTTCCACTGAATGGAACGTTTCATTCCATGAGCTAGTGTAGTTCCTGTCATGCAGGCGATCGAGCGAACCTTCGGCATTCTCGGCGCGCTGGCCGAGCACCCGGAACGGGCCGGGGTCAGCGAGATCGCCCGACGGGCCGATCTGCCGAAGAGCACGACCTCGCGGATTCTCGCCAGCCTCGAGTCGCTCGGCATGGTCGAACGGATCGGCGATCAGTACGGCATCGGCGCCGCCCTCGCGACCCTGACCCACGGGGCGTCCCCGATCGGATCGCTGCGCGAGGTCGCCCGGCCCCAGCTGGTCGAGCTCGCCGATGCGTTCGGGGAGAACGCGTCGCTCGTGGTCGACGACGGCGACATGGTGCTCTACATCGACACGGCGACCCCGTCCGACACCCAGGTGCAGGTCCAGGACTGGACGGGCGAACGCCTGCCCTTCCACCCGGCGGCGGGTGGGCTGTCGCTGATGAGCACCTGGCCCGACGAGCGGGTCGCGGCGCTCGTCGACGACGGCCTCGAAGCGTTCACGGACGCGACGGTGACCTCGATCGAGGCGTTGCGCGCCAAGCTCCACGACGTGCGCACCCGCGGCGTCGTCTGGACGATCCAGGAGTTCGCCGACGACGTGAACGGCATCGGCGCACCGATTCTCGGCCCGGACGGCGCGGCGGTCGGGGCCATCAACGTCTACGGGCCGACCTATCGCTTCCCGGGCGACCGGACGGCCGCAATCGAAGCCGCCGTGCTCGACGCGGCCCACCGGATCGCCACCCGCCTGGTCGGCACCGCTCAGACCTCGAGATAGCGGAACGGCGCGCCCGGCTCCGCCCAGAACCACCAGATCGCCACGATCGCGGCGGCGAGCACGATCGCCGTCACGACGACCGCGACGGGACGAGGCAGCACGGACGCCACGAGCCGGAAGATGACCACGTCACCAGCCTCCCACGAAGAGGTCGCGGAACTCGTCGAGCATGACGTCGACGGATGCGGCCCGCGTGATCGTGAACCCGGCCATCACGAACGCGACGGTGAGCAGCGTCGCCGCACCCCGGGAGACCAGGCCCGCACGGGCGGGGCCCCGTCGATCCGCGTACGCACGATGGATCGCCAGCCCGGCGGCGTGGTACGCGCCCCAGATCAGGTAGCGAGCGGTCAACTCGTGCCACAGCCCGATCGCGACCATCGTCACGGTGATCGCCGGCACGTGGCGACGCCATTGGGCCATTGCCGGCCGGTACAGATAGTCCGTCGCCCAGCGGGTGAGCGAGATGTGCCACCCCCGCCAGAAGTCGGCGATGTTGCGCTGCAGGAACGGACGGTGGAAGTTCGGCAGCACCCGGATGCCCTGGAGATTCGCGATGCCGATCGCGACCGCACTCCATCCTGCGAACGCGGCGTAGAGGTTCGCGCCGTACTCGACCGAGCGCAGCGCCGACACGAGGCCGGCCCGTTCCGGGTCGATGCCGTCGATCCAGTCGCCGAACCAGCGGGACACGACGATGTTGGCGATCACCACGGCCGTGAACAGCCCGACGACGACCCGCTCGACCCCCTGGGCCAGGACCGCCGGGTCGGCCCGGTGGCGACGGAACTCCCGCTCGTGGTCGGGGAACCGGTGGATCGGACCGATCACGAGCAGCGGCCAGTACCAGAGGTAGCTGCACAGGGCGAGCAGCGACGGTGGGCGAAGACGCCCCGAACGGACGTCGATCACGACGTGGGCGACCCGCGGTGCCGTGTAGGCGAAGCCGAGCAGGGTCGCGACCGTGGCGACGTCGCGCTCGGCCGAGTCCATCGCCAGGAGCTTCGCCAGCACGAAGGCCGTCGCGATCGTGACGAGGGCGATCGCGGTGCGACTCGCCCGCGCCCCACGTGTGCCGAGGAAGGCGATCGTCGTCGCGCCGACGAGGGCGGCGGCACCGACCGGCGAGGCCGCGGTGAGGAGAACCACGCCCACGGCGAGGTTGACGCGGGCGCGATGGCGATGGGGCGTGATCCAGTGGATCGCCACGGCGACCGCGACGGCGAGGATCCAGCGTCCGTCGATCACCCGTCGCTCCTGTCGAGCGCCTCGTGCACCAGCGCGGCGACGGTCGCGGACACCACCGCGCGACCGTCGTCGTTGACATGCGTCCAGTCGCAGAACGAGTCGAGACCGAGCTCGACGCCGGCCTCGACGGGCCCGATCACGTTC is a genomic window containing:
- a CDS encoding FAD-dependent oxidoreductase, which gives rise to MKRSIQWNTEGCSGGTGMKDEAQCVIIGGGAMGAGLLYHLAHEGWTDTVLIEKGELTSGSTWHAAGLVPNFIGDLNMAKVHQEAISLYPRIEEETGLASGWHGCGAIRFAITDEEVLWHRQVHAQLEQLGLESHIISPKEITELNPLFENIDDVQTGFYTPNDGWADPTGTTMTMAKGARLLGCEIERHNRVTDMNQLADGRWEVITEKGRIVCEHVVNAAGCYAPQLGAMVGLDVPIVSVIHQYIITEPLDAMKELGFEPPVTRDPISSSYYRREIDGLLIGPYETSGAQAYGVDGIDWKLDFHLTPPDMDAIAECLTIALDRVPAWADAGIKKVVSGPITHTPDSGYLMGPAPGLRNYWHCNGASIGITQGPGAGKYLAQWMVHGQTEINVRGMDPRRFGDHTGPKGVFACEKAIEEYHEMYQARLPGENLPAARRQKVTPIHDKLDARGAQWQEVYGWERPQYYGEPEKHSFLRSNAFPIVAEEVRGTRERVGIADLTAFAKFEVVGADAAALLDRVSANRIPARTGGMRLVHMLTDLGGIECEMTITRFGDDRFYLNSAIMGTTHDEDWLNAHILDGEDVTVTDVTDRLGLLAVTGPRSRELLETLTDADLTNESFRWLTAQEIDVAGVPCKALRVSYVGELGWELHVPIEQMASLYDAIVQAGEPHGLVHFGSYAMNVMRIEKGYKAWGSELTTEITPIEARLERFVDFDGEFIGKEATIARRDQAEPLSMVLVYCAIEDGPSDLLGNEPAYGRDGEVMGIGTSGAFGHTVGSSLGFVYVHPDYEAPGSTFELDMLGNRRTATVLAEPAYDPANVALRS
- a CDS encoding MBOAT family O-acyltransferase, which translates into the protein MIDGRWILAVAVAVAIHWITPHRHRARVNLAVGVVLLTAASPVGAAALVGATTIAFLGTRGARASRTAIALVTIATAFVLAKLLAMDSAERDVATVATLLGFAYTAPRVAHVVIDVRSGRLRPPSLLALCSYLWYWPLLVIGPIHRFPDHEREFRRHRADPAVLAQGVERVVVGLFTAVVIANIVVSRWFGDWIDGIDPERAGLVSALRSVEYGANLYAAFAGWSAVAIGIANLQGIRVLPNFHRPFLQRNIADFWRGWHISLTRWATDYLYRPAMAQWRRHVPAITVTMVAIGLWHELTARYLIWGAYHAAGLAIHRAYADRRGPARAGLVSRGAATLLTVAFVMAGFTITRAASVDVMLDEFRDLFVGGW
- a CDS encoding IclR family transcriptional regulator — encoded protein: MQAIERTFGILGALAEHPERAGVSEIARRADLPKSTTSRILASLESLGMVERIGDQYGIGAALATLTHGASPIGSLREVARPQLVELADAFGENASLVVDDGDMVLYIDTATPSDTQVQVQDWTGERLPFHPAAGGLSLMSTWPDERVAALVDDGLEAFTDATVTSIEALRAKLHDVRTRGVVWTIQEFADDVNGIGAPILGPDGAAVGAINVYGPTYRFPGDRTAAIEAAVLDAAHRIATRLVGTAQTSR